From a region of the Nonlabens sp. Hel1_33_55 genome:
- a CDS encoding DUF2851 family protein yields MREDFIHYLWKFKKLSGLSLKTTKGHELVIKSLGQHNHHSGPDFFNAQVSIDEQLWAGNVEMHIKSSDWYKHGHDDDPAYDNVILHVVWKHDAEITRRSEIDIPVLEVALFVPDDLILSYTRLFAYKNNQFINCEKSISQVDSFQIDMWLEKVFIQRLEQRYRRIEESLTKNNNDWEATFLQMLARSFGTKVNADAFEQLATSIDQSVVRKLAADAFQLESVLMGLAGLLKDEKEDRYFKQLEEEFAFAKAKFQLQHIHTPLKFFRLRPANYPTIRLSQLAMLYHKNPMLFAEIILAKTKTQITSLFDIKAAKYWDTHHVFDKEIEGREKSLTPAFIDLLIINCIVPIKFAYARFHGKENTDELLDLMHEISMEKNTVTKGFKKLIGITNAKESQAVLQLKPNYCDKNLCLKCDIGVQLMSGQ; encoded by the coding sequence ATGCGTGAAGATTTCATCCATTATCTCTGGAAGTTCAAAAAACTAAGCGGCCTTAGTCTCAAAACGACGAAAGGTCATGAGCTTGTTATTAAATCTTTAGGTCAGCACAATCACCATTCTGGTCCAGATTTTTTCAATGCTCAAGTCAGCATTGATGAACAGTTATGGGCGGGAAATGTTGAGATGCATATCAAATCCAGCGACTGGTATAAACATGGTCACGATGACGATCCAGCTTATGATAATGTCATTCTCCATGTGGTCTGGAAACACGATGCAGAGATCACCAGACGTAGTGAAATTGACATTCCGGTATTGGAAGTAGCTCTATTTGTTCCAGATGATTTGATTCTCTCGTACACGAGACTATTTGCTTACAAAAACAATCAATTTATCAATTGTGAGAAATCTATCAGTCAAGTAGATTCTTTCCAAATTGATATGTGGCTGGAAAAAGTATTCATCCAGCGACTGGAACAGCGATACCGACGTATTGAAGAAAGCCTAACTAAAAATAATAATGACTGGGAAGCCACATTTTTGCAGATGCTGGCACGTAGTTTTGGCACTAAAGTAAATGCAGACGCCTTTGAACAATTGGCTACTTCCATCGATCAGTCTGTGGTAAGAAAGCTGGCTGCAGATGCTTTTCAGCTGGAGTCTGTATTGATGGGTTTAGCGGGATTGTTGAAGGATGAAAAAGAAGATCGCTACTTTAAGCAACTTGAGGAAGAGTTCGCTTTCGCGAAAGCGAAATTCCAACTACAGCATATCCACACACCTTTGAAATTTTTCAGGTTGCGACCGGCTAATTATCCTACCATTAGGTTGTCACAACTTGCGATGCTTTATCACAAAAATCCAATGCTTTTTGCAGAAATCATTCTGGCAAAAACAAAGACTCAAATCACCTCGCTATTTGATATCAAAGCAGCTAAATACTGGGATACGCATCATGTTTTTGACAAAGAAATAGAAGGCAGAGAAAAATCGCTCACGCCAGCATTCATTGATCTACTAATAATTAATTGTATCGTGCCTATAAAATTTGCTTACGCCAGATTCCACGGTAAGGAAAACACTGACGAGCTGCTCGATCTGATGCATGAGATTTCAATGGAAAAGAATACAGTTACTAAGGGTTTTAAGAAATTGATAGGTATTACAAATGCTAAGGAATCACAGGCGGTGCTCCAACTCAAGCCCAATTATTGCGATAAGAACTTATGTCTTAAATGTGATATAGGTGTGCAGTTAATGAGTGGTCAATAG
- a CDS encoding PspC domain-containing protein: MGIVTNLRHYMEKYGFYVSTRMADRLGMRARNVRITFIYFTFATLGAGFAIYLIMAFWLRLKDLIYVKRSSVFDL; this comes from the coding sequence ATGGGTATTGTGACCAACTTACGGCATTACATGGAAAAATACGGTTTCTATGTTTCTACACGCATGGCTGATAGATTGGGCATGCGAGCGCGTAACGTACGCATCACTTTTATCTATTTTACATTTGCGACTTTGGGAGCCGGATTTGCCATCTATTTGATAATGGCATTTTGGTTACGATTAAAGGATTTAATTTATGTCAAACGCAGTTCTGTTTTTGATCTTTAA
- a CDS encoding potassium channel family protein, translating to MRNKITIAGALLTFILVTGCLGYRFMLGLSWIDALYMTVITITTVGYREIGDPSPEAKLFTIFIILTSVVIVGYSVSVISEYLLTRNSLQARRERAKKKHLESMENHIIVCGYGRNGKQAVAKLQDYNRDYIIIEKNQEIIDNAQLDDKYFLRGNANEDEVLLSAGIDKASTLISALPDDADNLFIVLSARQLNKELKIISRASEETSYKKLKLAGADNVILPDQIGGQHMASLIVSPDLIEFWDNLSYGGDDGVNLEQVSFEQMFDHQNECTIIDLNMRQKTGCTIIGYKSPNGEYIVNPNPDTVIGKGSKIIVVGNSNQIAQLQKSYRIHE from the coding sequence ATGCGCAATAAGATAACGATAGCAGGTGCATTGCTAACCTTTATTTTGGTTACTGGTTGTTTGGGATACAGGTTTATGTTGGGCCTTTCCTGGATCGATGCGTTATACATGACGGTCATTACTATTACAACCGTAGGTTACCGTGAAATAGGTGATCCTAGTCCAGAAGCTAAGTTGTTTACCATTTTTATCATACTAACTAGTGTGGTGATTGTTGGTTATTCGGTTTCGGTTATTTCAGAATATTTACTTACTAGAAACTCGCTACAGGCACGAAGAGAACGCGCCAAGAAAAAACACCTTGAATCTATGGAAAATCATATTATAGTTTGCGGCTATGGTCGTAATGGAAAGCAGGCAGTAGCAAAACTTCAAGATTACAATCGTGATTATATCATCATTGAAAAGAATCAGGAAATTATCGACAATGCCCAGCTGGATGATAAATATTTTCTACGTGGTAACGCAAATGAGGATGAGGTACTTTTATCTGCTGGAATAGATAAAGCTTCTACCTTGATATCTGCTTTACCTGACGATGCAGATAACCTTTTCATCGTGTTAAGTGCGAGACAGCTTAACAAGGAATTGAAGATAATCTCTCGAGCAAGTGAAGAGACCAGTTATAAAAAATTGAAATTAGCTGGTGCTGACAATGTGATTCTTCCAGACCAGATAGGTGGACAACATATGGCATCACTTATAGTAAGCCCAGATTTAATCGAGTTTTGGGATAATTTGAGCTATGGAGGAGATGATGGTGTCAATCTAGAACAGGTTTCTTTTGAGCAAATGTTTGACCACCAGAATGAATGCACGATTATCGACCTTAACATGCGTCAAAAAACGGGTTGTACGATTATAGGTTACAAATCTCCAAATGGAGAATATATTGTAAACCCTAATCCAGATACTGTTATAGGAAAAGGGTCTAAAATCATCGTTGTAGGAAATTCCAATCAGATTGCTCAACTTCAAAAATCCTATAGGATTCACGAATAG
- a CDS encoding alanine/glycine:cation symporter family protein — protein MKNLNKIVLLVMAMMLSTTVFAQEQEVEKGIDEKIDDAFGWATGDYVAGVFYQIPFGSVEDEMTIELDVLDQMAPDPLNPRAPREYNAPDGVRYSVVQDTLQINRISLSGDQIAEEIVLRGQNPNIIVDGGTFKIAAADINPGDSVDVVASAPFTKVYWVLFPLILGALFFTFYFKFINFTGIWRAIQVVRGKYEDIEKHGAEMLYGEDGIANGVDINKVDSLEDHIDEVSNEIKVDGDIKDTIRDESTDGEVSHFQALTAALSATVGLGNISGVAIAVSVGGAGATFWMIVAGFLGMASKFVECTLGVKYRDVGPDGTVYGGPMYYLTKGLRSMGLAGLGKILAVLFAIFCIGGSFGGGNMFQANQAAQMVENITGGAESFMYGYRWVFGLLMAIFVGIVIIGGIKSIAKVTDKIVPFMVVIYVGAAIWVILANYDMVGSAFGAIIDGAFSPEGVAGGAVGVLVQGFRRAAFSNEAGIGSASIAHSAVRTKYPASEGLVALLEPFVDTVVVCTMTAIVLIITGYVNPENAGLADADAILLTSDAFGSVISWFPYMLTLAVVMFAFSTMISWSYYGYQAWAYLFGRTTKTEYTYKILFCIFVVVGSAASLGNVIGFSDAMIFSMLVPNMIGIVLLAPKVKKEFSKYMGAIRLKREAVS, from the coding sequence ATGAAAAATCTGAATAAAATTGTCTTGTTAGTGATGGCTATGATGCTATCAACGACTGTTTTTGCACAAGAGCAAGAAGTAGAAAAAGGAATTGATGAAAAGATTGATGATGCATTTGGATGGGCTACTGGCGATTATGTAGCGGGTGTATTTTATCAGATACCATTTGGGTCTGTTGAAGATGAAATGACGATTGAACTGGATGTGCTAGATCAAATGGCACCAGATCCTCTCAATCCTAGAGCGCCACGAGAATACAATGCTCCTGATGGTGTTAGATATTCAGTGGTTCAAGATACTTTACAGATAAATCGAATATCTCTTTCTGGAGATCAAATTGCCGAAGAGATTGTCCTTAGAGGTCAAAACCCAAATATTATAGTTGATGGTGGGACTTTCAAAATTGCTGCAGCAGATATCAATCCTGGTGATAGCGTAGATGTAGTTGCATCTGCTCCATTTACAAAAGTGTATTGGGTTCTTTTCCCTTTGATCTTAGGAGCGTTATTTTTTACATTTTACTTTAAGTTCATCAACTTTACCGGTATCTGGAGAGCTATTCAGGTGGTTCGAGGGAAATATGAAGACATTGAAAAGCATGGTGCTGAAATGCTCTATGGTGAAGATGGTATCGCAAATGGTGTCGATATCAATAAAGTAGATAGCCTAGAAGATCACATTGACGAAGTTAGTAATGAGATCAAGGTTGATGGAGATATTAAAGACACCATTAGAGATGAAAGTACAGATGGTGAAGTAAGCCACTTTCAAGCTTTGACCGCTGCACTTTCTGCAACGGTAGGCTTAGGTAATATTTCAGGTGTGGCAATAGCGGTATCTGTTGGTGGTGCTGGAGCAACATTCTGGATGATAGTCGCAGGTTTCTTAGGAATGGCGTCCAAGTTTGTGGAATGTACATTAGGTGTTAAATATCGTGACGTAGGTCCTGATGGAACTGTCTATGGTGGTCCAATGTATTACCTAACAAAAGGATTGAGGTCTATGGGACTTGCGGGATTAGGTAAAATCCTAGCCGTTCTTTTTGCAATTTTCTGTATTGGTGGATCCTTTGGTGGTGGGAACATGTTCCAAGCTAACCAGGCTGCACAAATGGTAGAGAATATCACCGGTGGTGCAGAATCATTCATGTATGGTTACCGCTGGGTGTTTGGTCTATTGATGGCAATATTCGTAGGTATTGTAATTATTGGTGGTATTAAATCCATTGCTAAAGTCACAGACAAGATTGTTCCTTTTATGGTGGTGATCTATGTAGGTGCTGCTATTTGGGTAATTCTTGCAAATTACGATATGGTTGGATCTGCATTTGGTGCAATCATCGATGGAGCATTTAGTCCGGAAGGAGTTGCCGGTGGTGCTGTTGGTGTGCTGGTTCAAGGATTTAGACGTGCTGCTTTCTCAAATGAAGCAGGTATTGGGTCTGCATCCATTGCTCACTCTGCAGTAAGAACTAAATATCCAGCCAGTGAAGGATTAGTGGCTCTTTTAGAACCTTTTGTAGATACGGTTGTAGTTTGTACAATGACAGCTATCGTTTTAATTATAACAGGTTATGTGAATCCAGAAAATGCAGGTCTAGCAGATGCAGACGCCATTTTATTAACTTCTGATGCTTTTGGCTCTGTAATTAGTTGGTTCCCTTACATGTTGACACTTGCGGTGGTAATGTTCGCATTCTCTACAATGATCTCATGGTCTTATTATGGATATCAGGCTTGGGCTTATTTGTTCGGTAGAACGACAAAAACGGAGTATACCTACAAGATCTTGTTCTGTATTTTTGTGGTGGTTGGTTCTGCAGCGAGTTTAGGAAACGTAATCGGGTTCTCTGATGCCATGATTTTCTCCATGCTCGTACCTAATATGATAGGTATCGTTTTATTAGCACCTAAAGTGAAGAAGGAATTCTCAAAATATATGGGAGCTATTAGATTAAAGCGCGAGGCGGTTAGCTAA
- a CDS encoding ComEA family DNA-binding protein — protein sequence MNKYKSLFLFNRKQQRGIFLLLILLVVLVGFRFYRTTQEYPSLELGDVSQYQNKIDSIKAATAQRKDTIYLFNPNYITDYRAYILGLNEAELDRLSRFRESGKFINTAAQFQQVTEVSDQWLDSISPYFKFPSWVNQPKRSYSSSYGNRAIVASNINSATQDQLRAVYGIGPALSGRIIEQRKKLNGFIDIKQVRDVYGLSDSTMMELRKHFYVTPDPSFRKISLNKASWDELSAIPYFNDYLVDKLVEQRTLRDGFKSWDEVMLTSRFPQEKLALIQLYLTLE from the coding sequence ATGAATAAATACAAATCCCTCTTTTTGTTTAATAGGAAACAACAAAGAGGGATTTTTTTATTACTCATTTTGTTGGTGGTGCTGGTCGGTTTTCGATTTTATAGGACTACACAGGAATATCCATCATTAGAATTGGGAGATGTTTCTCAGTATCAAAATAAGATAGATTCTATCAAAGCCGCGACCGCTCAAAGAAAGGACACCATCTATCTTTTCAATCCCAATTATATAACAGATTATAGAGCCTACATACTAGGATTGAATGAAGCAGAGTTGGATAGATTATCTCGCTTTCGCGAAAGCGGAAAATTCATAAACACCGCTGCACAATTCCAACAGGTTACAGAAGTTAGCGATCAATGGTTGGATAGCATTTCTCCTTATTTTAAGTTTCCATCCTGGGTCAATCAGCCTAAACGAAGTTATAGCTCCAGTTACGGTAATCGAGCCATCGTCGCATCAAATATCAATAGCGCAACTCAAGACCAACTTAGAGCAGTTTACGGTATAGGTCCAGCTTTATCTGGACGAATTATAGAACAGCGCAAGAAACTAAATGGATTTATTGACATCAAACAGGTTAGGGATGTCTACGGGTTATCAGATTCAACGATGATGGAACTGCGCAAACATTTTTATGTGACTCCAGACCCTTCTTTCCGTAAGATTTCTCTCAATAAAGCTAGTTGGGACGAGTTGTCAGCCATTCCATATTTCAACGACTATTTAGTTGATAAGTTGGTGGAGCAACGCACATTGCGTGATGGTTTCAAAAGTTGGGATGAGGTGATGCTTACTTCGCGGTTCCCGCAAGAGAAACTGGCTTTAATTCAGCTATATTTGACACTAGAATAA
- a CDS encoding acyl-CoA dehydrogenase family protein, which produces MYSKYFTEEHNFFRQSFRDFLKKEAVPNIDRWEETGQIDREIFKKMGDMGYFGLYYPEKYGGLDLDFFYTVIFLEEMQRINSGGFAAAMWVQAFLGAQHLLKEGDDRIKEEYLVPTLSGDKIGCLCISEPFGGSDVAGMRTTAVKDGDHYVINGSKTFITNGVYSDYLVVAAKTDPEANGRGISIFLMDRETAGISATKLNKLGWRASDTGEIGFDNVRIPAENLMGEEGKGFPYIMQHFALERLIMAINAHARAEFALEYTVGYMKDRTAFGKSLDKFQALRHKLADMMSETEMAKNFNYSIAEELDKGLYPVKEASMAKLLSTKIADEVIYGCLQFLGGYGYIEEYPLARMWRDSRLGPIGGGTSEIMREIIAKMTLDGKDYKPAAN; this is translated from the coding sequence ATGTATTCAAAATATTTCACGGAAGAGCATAATTTCTTTCGCCAGAGTTTTAGGGATTTTCTCAAGAAAGAAGCAGTTCCAAACATCGATAGATGGGAAGAAACGGGTCAGATTGATCGCGAGATCTTCAAGAAAATGGGTGATATGGGATATTTTGGATTGTATTATCCAGAAAAATACGGCGGTCTAGATCTTGATTTTTTCTACACCGTAATATTCTTGGAAGAGATGCAACGCATCAATTCTGGTGGTTTTGCAGCTGCTATGTGGGTACAAGCTTTCTTAGGAGCTCAGCACTTATTGAAAGAAGGCGACGATCGAATTAAAGAAGAATACTTGGTACCAACTTTGTCTGGCGACAAGATAGGATGTTTGTGTATTTCTGAACCCTTTGGAGGAAGTGATGTAGCTGGAATGAGAACAACTGCTGTCAAAGATGGGGACCATTATGTGATCAACGGTTCTAAGACTTTTATTACGAATGGTGTTTATTCAGATTACCTAGTTGTAGCAGCAAAAACAGATCCCGAAGCAAACGGTCGTGGGATCTCCATTTTCCTTATGGATAGAGAAACAGCTGGCATTAGCGCAACAAAGCTCAATAAATTAGGATGGCGCGCCAGCGATACGGGAGAGATTGGGTTTGATAACGTCCGTATCCCAGCAGAAAACTTAATGGGAGAAGAAGGAAAAGGTTTTCCATATATCATGCAACACTTTGCATTAGAGCGTCTAATTATGGCAATTAATGCACATGCAAGAGCAGAGTTTGCTTTAGAATATACAGTAGGCTACATGAAAGATCGTACTGCTTTTGGTAAGTCTTTAGATAAATTCCAAGCGTTGCGTCACAAGCTTGCAGATATGATGAGTGAGACAGAGATGGCAAAGAATTTTAATTACTCCATTGCAGAAGAACTTGACAAAGGTCTATATCCTGTAAAGGAAGCCAGTATGGCAAAATTATTATCGACTAAAATCGCAGATGAAGTTATTTATGGTTGCCTTCAATTTTTAGGAGGTTATGGATACATTGAAGAATATCCTTTAGCTAGAATGTGGCGTGATAGTAGGTTAGGTCCCATAGGTGGTGGAACAAGCGAGATCATGAGAGAGATTATTGCCAAGATGACATTAGATGGTAAGGACTATAAACCTGCTGCTAATTAA
- the rpsU gene encoding 30S ribosomal protein S21: MLIIPVKDGENIDRALKRFKRKFDRTGKMRELRRRQQFTKPSVAKRAQKIKAEYIQHLRDEENM, encoded by the coding sequence ATGTTAATTATACCAGTTAAAGACGGAGAAAATATCGACAGAGCCCTAAAGCGTTTCAAACGTAAATTTGATCGTACAGGGAAGATGCGCGAACTACGCAGAAGACAGCAGTTCACTAAGCCATCTGTCGCAAAAAGAGCACAGAAAATCAAAGCGGAATACATCCAGCATTTGAGAGACGAAGAGAACATGTAA
- a CDS encoding tyrosine-type recombinase/integrase, which yields MHISEYKNYLELERQYSSHTSESYLRDLEQFAEFLKANDTNLENAHYSMVRQWMATLVEQEVSARSINRKMSSLKSYFKFLRNQGYVDHNIMSQHKSLTVSKKIQIPFSQKEVGELLSADYDLSSFNEVRDRAVIELLYVSGIRRAELLGLSISRVDLESNKLKVLGKRNKERVVPLMSSTVKILKQYLNLRESVQLNDVDVFFLTEKGKPIYASLVYRIVNGYFKRVSLKTKVSPHVLRHTFATHLLDQGADLNAIKELLGHASLASTQVYTHTSMQALKNVHASAHPRNKK from the coding sequence ATGCATATTTCAGAATACAAAAATTACCTCGAGCTTGAAAGGCAGTATAGTTCTCATACCAGTGAGTCTTACTTAAGAGACCTTGAGCAGTTCGCTGAATTCCTGAAGGCTAATGATACAAATCTGGAAAACGCTCATTATTCCATGGTGAGACAATGGATGGCAACTTTAGTAGAACAAGAGGTTAGTGCCCGGAGCATCAATCGTAAGATGTCATCTCTCAAATCCTATTTCAAGTTTTTAAGAAATCAAGGCTATGTGGATCATAATATTATGTCACAGCATAAAAGCCTTACGGTCTCCAAGAAAATACAGATTCCTTTTTCACAAAAAGAAGTAGGTGAGCTGCTATCTGCAGATTACGATTTGAGTTCTTTCAATGAAGTAAGAGATAGAGCAGTGATTGAATTATTATATGTTTCAGGAATTCGACGTGCAGAGTTGCTGGGACTTTCAATATCCCGTGTAGATCTAGAATCAAATAAATTAAAAGTCTTAGGTAAACGCAATAAGGAGAGAGTCGTGCCGCTCATGAGTTCTACGGTAAAGATTTTGAAACAATATCTTAATTTGAGAGAAAGTGTCCAGTTAAATGATGTGGATGTTTTCTTCCTTACTGAAAAAGGCAAACCTATCTACGCATCTCTTGTTTACCGTATCGTGAATGGTTACTTCAAAAGGGTTAGTTTAAAAACTAAAGTGAGTCCACATGTTTTGCGTCATACATTTGCTACCCATTTACTGGATCAAGGAGCTGACTTGAATGCGATCAAGGAATTATTAGGTCATGCAAGTCTTGCAAGTACACAGGTTTATACTCATACAAGTATGCAGGCGCTTAAAAATGTGCACGCCAGTGCTCATCCTCGCAATAAAAAATAA
- the tuf gene encoding elongation factor Tu, with the protein MAKETYDRSKPHLNVGTIGHVDHGKTTLTAAITKVLADAGYSKATSFDQIDNAPEEKERGITINSSHVEYQTLNRHYAHVDCPGHADYVKNMVTGAAQMDGAILVVAATDGPMPQTREHILLGRQVGIPRIVVFLNKVDMVDDEELLELVDMEVRDLLNFYEYDGDNGPVVSGSALGALNGEEKWVNTVLELMEAVDSWIEEPTREIDKPFLMPIEDVFSITGRGTVATGRIETGVANTGDPVEIIGMGAQKLTSTITGIEMFRQILDRGEAGDNAGILLRGIEKSQISRGMVITKPGSVTPHAKFKAEVYILKKEEGGRHTPFHNNYRPQFYVRTTDVTGNIVLPDGVEMVMPGDNLTITVDLIQPIALNLGLRFAIREGGRTVGAGQVTEILD; encoded by the coding sequence ATGGCTAAAGAAACGTACGATCGTTCGAAACCTCACCTTAATGTAGGAACTATTGGTCACGTTGACCACGGTAAGACTACTCTTACTGCTGCAATCACTAAAGTACTTGCAGATGCTGGTTACTCTAAGGCAACAAGTTTTGATCAAATTGACAACGCTCCAGAAGAGAAAGAACGTGGTATCACGATCAACTCCTCACACGTGGAGTATCAAACGCTTAACAGACACTACGCACACGTAGATTGTCCTGGTCACGCAGATTATGTAAAGAACATGGTAACTGGTGCTGCCCAGATGGACGGTGCTATTCTTGTAGTTGCTGCGACTGATGGTCCTATGCCACAAACTCGCGAGCACATCCTTCTAGGACGTCAGGTAGGTATCCCACGTATCGTTGTTTTCCTTAATAAGGTTGACATGGTAGATGATGAGGAGCTTCTTGAACTAGTTGACATGGAAGTTCGTGACCTATTGAATTTTTATGAGTATGATGGTGACAACGGACCTGTTGTTTCTGGATCTGCTCTAGGTGCATTGAATGGTGAAGAAAAGTGGGTAAATACAGTTCTTGAATTGATGGAAGCTGTTGATTCATGGATCGAGGAGCCTACACGTGAGATTGACAAGCCGTTCTTGATGCCTATCGAGGATGTATTCTCTATCACAGGACGTGGAACTGTTGCAACTGGTCGTATTGAGACTGGTGTAGCTAACACTGGAGATCCTGTTGAGATCATTGGTATGGGTGCTCAAAAATTGACATCTACAATTACAGGTATTGAAATGTTCCGTCAGATTCTTGATAGAGGTGAGGCAGGAGATAATGCAGGTATCCTTTTGAGAGGTATTGAGAAGTCTCAGATTTCCCGTGGTATGGTAATTACTAAGCCAGGATCTGTAACTCCACACGCTAAGTTTAAAGCTGAGGTGTATATCTTGAAGAAAGAAGAAGGTGGACGTCACACTCCATTCCATAATAACTACCGTCCACAGTTTTACGTACGTACTACTGATGTAACTGGTAACATCGTACTTCCTGATGGAGTAGAGATGGTTATGCCTGGAGATAACTTGACGATTACTGTTGATCTTATTCAGCCTATCGCATTGAACTTGGGTCTACGTTTCGCTATCCGTGAAGGTGGTAGAACTGTAGGTGCAGGTCAGGTAACTGAGATTTTAGATTAA
- the secE gene encoding preprotein translocase subunit SecE, which produces MGLATYVKESYNELTNHVTWPTWAEAQKLTVTVAVFSVVFALIIYGIDTVFSTAITNYFEWVKQA; this is translated from the coding sequence ATGGGATTAGCGACATATGTAAAAGAGTCTTACAATGAATTGACAAACCATGTTACATGGCCTACATGGGCTGAAGCTCAAAAGCTTACTGTAACAGTTGCTGTTTTTTCTGTGGTTTTTGCATTGATTATATATGGTATTGATACTGTATTTAGTACCGCAATTACCAACTATTTTGAATGGGTTAAACAAGCATAA
- the nusG gene encoding transcription termination/antitermination protein NusG has protein sequence MAEEKDVMKWYVVRSVSGQENKIKEYIEDEINHHNLNDYLQQILVPTEKVVQIRNGKKINKEKVYFPGYIMVQARLEGEVPHIIKSVNGVIGFLGETKGGDPVPLRRSEVNRMLGKVDELAEQTDNIAIPFKNGETIKVVDGPFNGFNGTIEKVNEEKRKLEVMVKIFGRKTPLELSYMQVEKV, from the coding sequence ATGGCAGAGGAAAAAGATGTAATGAAGTGGTATGTAGTTCGATCTGTAAGTGGTCAGGAGAATAAGATCAAAGAATATATTGAGGACGAGATCAATCACCATAATCTAAATGATTATCTACAGCAGATTCTAGTACCAACTGAAAAGGTAGTACAGATACGCAACGGCAAGAAGATCAATAAGGAAAAAGTTTATTTTCCTGGATATATCATGGTTCAAGCGCGTCTTGAAGGTGAAGTTCCCCACATTATCAAATCTGTTAATGGAGTGATAGGATTTCTAGGTGAAACCAAAGGTGGTGATCCTGTACCATTGAGAAGATCTGAAGTAAACCGTATGTTAGGAAAAGTGGATGAGCTTGCCGAGCAAACAGACAACATAGCAATACCATTCAAGAATGGTGAAACCATAAAGGTAGTAGACGGTCCATTCAATGGATTTAACGGTACTATAGAGAAGGTGAATGAAGAGAAGCGTAAGCTTGAGGTTATGGTGAAGATTTTTGGTCGCAAGACTCCATTGGAGTTAAGCTATATGCAAGTAGAAAAAGTATAA
- the rplK gene encoding 50S ribosomal protein L11, which produces MAKEVSKVVKLQVRGGAANPSPPVGPALGAAGVNIMEFCKQFNARTQDKAGKVLPVAITVFKDKSFDFIIKTPPAAVQILEATKLKGGSGEPNRKKVGTISWDQIKTIAEDKMPDLNAFTVESAMKMVAGTARSMGINVKGGDAPA; this is translated from the coding sequence ATGGCTAAAGAAGTATCTAAGGTTGTAAAATTACAAGTTAGAGGTGGTGCAGCAAACCCATCTCCACCTGTAGGGCCTGCATTAGGTGCGGCTGGTGTTAACATCATGGAGTTCTGTAAGCAGTTTAATGCTAGAACCCAGGATAAAGCAGGAAAAGTATTGCCAGTGGCAATTACTGTATTTAAAGATAAGTCCTTTGACTTTATCATTAAAACTCCTCCAGCAGCAGTACAAATCCTTGAGGCAACTAAATTAAAAGGTGGTAGTGGTGAGCCTAACCGTAAGAAAGTTGGAACCATAAGCTGGGATCAAATTAAAACGATCGCAGAAGATAAAATGCCTGACCTAAATGCTTTTACAGTAGAGAGTGCTATGAAAATGGTAGCTGGTACTGCAAGATCAATGGGTATTAATGTTAAGGGCGGAGACGCACCTGCTTAA